The proteins below come from a single Aegilops tauschii subsp. strangulata cultivar AL8/78 chromosome 6, Aet v6.0, whole genome shotgun sequence genomic window:
- the LOC109780346 gene encoding probable F-box protein At4g22165 isoform X2: MGLFPSVLGKFRGDPPPMENMVGKSPEPEPELPPDMLSSIFALLEVPDLVRAGSVCSSWRSVYTALRSQLLKHKQRQTPCLLYHTSESAGENAACLYSLAEKRAYKLTLPDPPIRSRYLIGSSHGWLITSDERSELHLVNPITGEQIVLPSVITLEQVKPVFDDEGSVHKYELWEPRYTALAEFLGHEPSVYALDELRDYLYLKAYLFPDPQTESYIVVLIHNPEYQISFARAGDCGWTFLPPGWNYQECIYKDGILYAVTRTGSIDAFDLSGPTVTRKTVLGDMKNYICEHIYIVQAPWGDMLQVWREQPTVDGDAGSENIKETSKIFVYKIDMAAKKLVEINGLHGHVLFLGHSQTQCLSVEEYPQLKANCVYFTDDDGFISSYQNSKRDIGVINLENDTREEIVPQIYCSWPNPTWITPSLRMMHSGLM, encoded by the coding sequence ATGGGACTTTTCCCCAGTGTACTCGGCAAATTCAGAGGAGACCCGCCGCCGATGGAGAATATGGTGGGCAAATCGCCGGAGCCGGAACCGGAGCTGCCACCGGATATGCTCTCGAGCATCTTTGCCCTCCTCGAGGTCCCTGACCTCGTGCGCGCAGGCTCTGTCTGCTCCTCCTGGCGCTCGGTGTACACTGCACTACGCAGTCAGCTTCTGAAGCACAAACAGCGCCAGACGCCTTGCCTCCTCTACCACACCTCTGAATCTGCCGGAGAGAACGCAGCTTGCCTCTACAGCCTTGCGGAAAAGAGGGCCTACAAGTTAACCCTCCCTGATCCACCGATCCGCAGTAGGTATCTGATTGGCTCTTCGCATGGCTGGCTGATCACTTCCGATGAGAGGTCCGAGCTGCACCTTGTAAATCCAATCACTGGTGAACAGATTGTTCTCCCGTCAGTGATTACTCTTGAGCAAGTCAAGCCGGTCTTTGACGATGAAGGTTCTGTTCATAAGTATGAGTTGTGGGAGCCACGGTACACTGCACTTGCAGAATTCCTTGGTCACGAGCCCTCAGTTTATGCTCTCGATGAGCTCCGTGACTATCTCTACTTGAAGGCATATTTGTTTCCTGACCCGCAAACGGAAAGCTACATTGTGGTGCTCATTCATAATCCAGAATATCAGATTTCATTTGCAAGGGCAGGGGACTGTGGGTGGACCTTTCTGCCACCAGGTTGGAACTATCAAGAATGCATCTACAAGGATGGTATACTGTATGCAGTGACAAGAACTGGATCAATTGATGCTTTTGATCTCTCTGGTCCTACTGTCACAAGGAAGACGGTTCTGGGTGACATGAAGAATTATATTTGTGAGCACATATACATTGTTCAGGCACCGTGGGGCGATATGCTGCAAGTTTGGAGGGAACAGCCCACTGTAGATGGCGATGCTGGTTCAGAGAACATAAAGGAAACCAGCAAAATATTTGTATATAAGATTGATATGGCAGCAAAAAAGCTTGTGGAAATAAATGGCTTGCATGGCCATGTGTTGTTTCTTGGGCATAGCCAGACGCAGTGTCTCAGCGTGGAAGAATATCCGCAATTGAAGGCGAACTGTGTCTACTTCACCGATGATGATGGATTTATTTCATCGTATCAGAATAGTAAACGTGATATAGGTGTTATAAATTTGGAAAACGACACCAGGGAAGAAATTGTACCTCAGATTTATTGCAGCTGGCCAAATCCCACATGGATTACACCCAGTCTTAGAATGATGCACTCGGGATTGATGTAA
- the LOC109780346 gene encoding probable F-box protein At4g22165 isoform X1, protein MEACIVIKSLRQLVRHPTSLCSLIFRSLAELMGLFPSVLGKFRGDPPPMENMVGKSPEPEPELPPDMLSSIFALLEVPDLVRAGSVCSSWRSVYTALRSQLLKHKQRQTPCLLYHTSESAGENAACLYSLAEKRAYKLTLPDPPIRSRYLIGSSHGWLITSDERSELHLVNPITGEQIVLPSVITLEQVKPVFDDEGSVHKYELWEPRYTALAEFLGHEPSVYALDELRDYLYLKAYLFPDPQTESYIVVLIHNPEYQISFARAGDCGWTFLPPGWNYQECIYKDGILYAVTRTGSIDAFDLSGPTVTRKTVLGDMKNYICEHIYIVQAPWGDMLQVWREQPTVDGDAGSENIKETSKIFVYKIDMAAKKLVEINGLHGHVLFLGHSQTQCLSVEEYPQLKANCVYFTDDDGFISSYQNSKRDIGVINLENDTREEIVPQIYCSWPNPTWITPSLRMMHSGLM, encoded by the coding sequence ATGGAGGCCTGTATCGTAATAAAGAGCTTACGGCAGCTAGTTAGACATCCGACTAGTTTGTGCTCTCTCATCTTCAGATCTTTGGCTGAGCTGATGGGACTTTTCCCCAGTGTACTCGGCAAATTCAGAGGAGACCCGCCGCCGATGGAGAATATGGTGGGCAAATCGCCGGAGCCGGAACCGGAGCTGCCACCGGATATGCTCTCGAGCATCTTTGCCCTCCTCGAGGTCCCTGACCTCGTGCGCGCAGGCTCTGTCTGCTCCTCCTGGCGCTCGGTGTACACTGCACTACGCAGTCAGCTTCTGAAGCACAAACAGCGCCAGACGCCTTGCCTCCTCTACCACACCTCTGAATCTGCCGGAGAGAACGCAGCTTGCCTCTACAGCCTTGCGGAAAAGAGGGCCTACAAGTTAACCCTCCCTGATCCACCGATCCGCAGTAGGTATCTGATTGGCTCTTCGCATGGCTGGCTGATCACTTCCGATGAGAGGTCCGAGCTGCACCTTGTAAATCCAATCACTGGTGAACAGATTGTTCTCCCGTCAGTGATTACTCTTGAGCAAGTCAAGCCGGTCTTTGACGATGAAGGTTCTGTTCATAAGTATGAGTTGTGGGAGCCACGGTACACTGCACTTGCAGAATTCCTTGGTCACGAGCCCTCAGTTTATGCTCTCGATGAGCTCCGTGACTATCTCTACTTGAAGGCATATTTGTTTCCTGACCCGCAAACGGAAAGCTACATTGTGGTGCTCATTCATAATCCAGAATATCAGATTTCATTTGCAAGGGCAGGGGACTGTGGGTGGACCTTTCTGCCACCAGGTTGGAACTATCAAGAATGCATCTACAAGGATGGTATACTGTATGCAGTGACAAGAACTGGATCAATTGATGCTTTTGATCTCTCTGGTCCTACTGTCACAAGGAAGACGGTTCTGGGTGACATGAAGAATTATATTTGTGAGCACATATACATTGTTCAGGCACCGTGGGGCGATATGCTGCAAGTTTGGAGGGAACAGCCCACTGTAGATGGCGATGCTGGTTCAGAGAACATAAAGGAAACCAGCAAAATATTTGTATATAAGATTGATATGGCAGCAAAAAAGCTTGTGGAAATAAATGGCTTGCATGGCCATGTGTTGTTTCTTGGGCATAGCCAGACGCAGTGTCTCAGCGTGGAAGAATATCCGCAATTGAAGGCGAACTGTGTCTACTTCACCGATGATGATGGATTTATTTCATCGTATCAGAATAGTAAACGTGATATAGGTGTTATAAATTTGGAAAACGACACCAGGGAAGAAATTGTACCTCAGATTTATTGCAGCTGGCCAAATCCCACATGGATTACACCCAGTCTTAGAATGATGCACTCGGGATTGATGTAA